TGACGCCGCGAGCTTGCGCAATGTCAAGAAAACTTACTCTGGCGAGCCTATTTCCCTGAACTTCCAGAGCATCGAAGTAAGGGCGGTCCTGCAATTGCTTGCCGACTTCACCGGCAAGAACCTCGTCGCCGCCGATACCGTAGGCGGCAATATCACCTTGCGATTGCAGAACGTGCCCTGGGATCAGGCGCTGGACGTGATCCTGACTACCAAAGGTCTCGGCAAGCGTGACGACGGCAACGTGATGTGGATAGCACCAGCGGAAGAAATCGCCGCGCGCGAGCAGGCTGAGTCGGAAGCCAGAAAGAACCTGGAAGAGCTGGCCCCGCTGTATACCGAATTCATGGCCGTGAATTTCGCCAAGGCGACCGATGTCGCGGAACTTTTAAAGGGTGACGATCGCCAGGTATTGACGGAGCGTGGCAACGTCACCGTGGATGAACGCACCAATACCTTGATCATTAACGATACCGAGCAAAAGCTTGCCGAGATTCGCGAGCTGATGAAGGTGCTGGACGTAGCGGTGCGACAGGTTCTTATCGAGTCGCGGATCGTCAACGCCAGTACCAATTTCAGCAAGAGCCTGGGGGTCAAGTTTGGCGCCAGTGATAATCGGAATATCGTGGGCGGAACGACGGCTGTTTCCGGTAATTTGAACGGCACGACTCAACTCATCAACGGTGAAACCCTGGAGATGGATGACCGCCTGAACGTGAATATGCCGGCACAGCGATTGCAGGGTGTCCCGTTCAACCCCACGTCAATTGGCCTGGCGATTGCCAAACTGCCATTCGGACGCTTGCTGGAACTTGAACTGTCGGCGTTGCAGGCCGAGGGCCGGGGCGAGATTATTTCCAATCCGCGCGTGGTCACGTCCAATCAGAAGGAGGCGATTATTTCCCAGGGTACGGAATTTCCGTATCAGAATGCGTCTGCCAGCGGTGCGACCGCGACGGAATTCAAGGAGGCCGTGCTGCAGTTGAAGGTGACGCCGCAGATCACGCCTGATGATCACATCATCATGGATATCGAGGTCAACAAGGACGCACTGAACACCAACGCGACCAATCTCATCGGCGAACCGGCCATCGACACGCAACGGGTGCAGTCGCAGGTGCTGGTCAACGACGGCGAGACGCTCGTGATTGGTGGTATCTACGAACAGACTAAATCGAATAACGTTGCGCGCACACCGTTCTTTGGGGACTTACCCTACATAGGGCGGCTGTTTCAAAACAAGGTTGGGACCAATGAGAAACGGGAGCTGCTGATTTTTGTAACTCCTAAGATCGTGCGCGAAGGGTTGGCCGACGCCGCGCCCTGAGCGAACGCGTTCCGATGGCCCGCCGTAGTGTATTTTTGGTCGGCCCGATGGGGGCCGGAAAAACCACGGTCGGGCGCCGACTGGCGCAGAGTCTGGGGCTCGATTTTTTCGATAGTGACGAGGAGATCGAACGCCGTACGGGCGCCACGATTTCGATAATCTTCGAGATCGAAGGGGAAGTCGGGTTTCGCAAGCGCGAGCATAAGGTGTTGCAGGATCTGACGGCACTGCCCGGGATTGTCCTGGCGACCGGTGGCGGTGCGGTGCTGATGCCGGAAAATCGGGAACTGCTGCGCGCCCGTGGGACGGTGGTTTACCTTAAAACATCGGTTGCCGAGCAATTGCGGCGTACGCGTAGTTCGGTGCACAGGCCTCTGCTGCAGGACGCCGACACCGATCCGGAGGCGCGTCTGCTCGAACTCACGCAGGAGCGTGAGCCATTGTACGATTCGGTGGCAGATATCGTGGTGGAGTCACCCGGCCGCAAGGTTGGCGCCACGGTCAAGGATGTTTTGGATCGTCTAACGGATGCGCACTCTACGAGTCGACCTGGCTGATCGCAGCTACCCGATTCATATCGGTTCTGGCCTGCTGGCCGACGCTGGCCTGTATCGCCCGCACATCGCCGGACGGCGTGTCGTGGTTGTCAGCGACAGCCGTGTCTCGGCGTTGCTGGGTGCTCGTGTATGTGGCGCGCTTGCCGATTATCAGCCGCTGCTGCTGGAGTTTGCTCCGGGTGAGGACTCTAAAAGCCTGGAGACCTACGCGCGTTTGGCCGACCAGCTGATTGAGGGACGTTTCGACCGACGGGTCACCCTGATCGCGCTCGGTGGCGGCGTGGTGGGTGACATGACCGGTTTTCTGGCGGCGAGCTACCACCGCGGCGTTGACTTCATCCAGGTGCCAACAACCCTGCTTGCACAGGTTGACTCCTCGGTCGGGGGTAAGACCGGCCTCAATCGCCCGGGTGGCAAGAACCTGCTTGGAGCGTTTCACCAGCCTCGCTGCGTGCTGATCGATACGGATACTCTGAAAACGCTGGATCAGCGCGAACTGACTGCCGGGCTGGCGGAGGTCATCAAGTACGGATTGATCGCCGATGCCGAGTTTCTGGACTGGCTGGAGCGCGACATGGATGCGCTGCTGGGCGGCGACGGCCCGGCGCTGACGCGAGCCATCTACCGCTCATGTGAAATCAAGGCCGCCATCGTCGCTGCTGACGAGCGCGAGGCCGGACAACGGGCACTTCTTAATCTGGGCCATACCTTCGGCCACGCAATTGAAGCGGCCACAGGTTACGGTACCTGGCTGCACGGCGAGGCAGTTGGCCTTGGCATGTTGATGGCCGCGCGGCTATCGCAGCGGCTTGGTCGCCTGTCGGCCGACGCCTGCGGGCGCGTTGCCCTGCTGATTCAGCGGGCCGGCCTGCCGACCTGTTTGCCTCCCGAAATTGCCACCGACACCTTGCTCGGCTTCATGGCAGGTGACAAGAAAGTCCTCGACGGGCGCTCGCGGCTGGTAGTGCTGGACGCCGTCGGCCGCGCTGCCATTGTCGAGGGCGTGGAGCCAAGTCTGCTGG
This genomic interval from Immundisolibacter sp. contains the following:
- the pilQ gene encoding type IV pilus secretin PilQ, which translates into the protein MQHRHWRAAGRFLMRTMAVLPLAIVSSGLQAVTLTGLEHAPTPTGGVQLQLHADGDLSVGKAFLINDPPRLVVDLPAVGSAIAERNQKIGSGPAESVAILQSEGRTRVVVNLTHAVRWSVRSSGPDLFMTLEGAAVSSAVPSGAASTPSFTAAAGGPRVRSVDFRRGESGQGRVVVDLSSSDIQVDTRPQGGRVVITFKGAALPAELSRRLDVTDFATPVTRVETRQQAGGVRMEVSTHGPFEHLAYQTNGTYTLEVSPVRTDAASLRNVKKTYSGEPISLNFQSIEVRAVLQLLADFTGKNLVAADTVGGNITLRLQNVPWDQALDVILTTKGLGKRDDGNVMWIAPAEEIAAREQAESEARKNLEELAPLYTEFMAVNFAKATDVAELLKGDDRQVLTERGNVTVDERTNTLIINDTEQKLAEIRELMKVLDVAVRQVLIESRIVNASTNFSKSLGVKFGASDNRNIVGGTTAVSGNLNGTTQLINGETLEMDDRLNVNMPAQRLQGVPFNPTSIGLAIAKLPFGRLLELELSALQAEGRGEIISNPRVVTSNQKEAIISQGTEFPYQNASASGATATEFKEAVLQLKVTPQITPDDHIIMDIEVNKDALNTNATNLIGEPAIDTQRVQSQVLVNDGETLVIGGIYEQTKSNNVARTPFFGDLPYIGRLFQNKVGTNEKRELLIFVTPKIVREGLADAAP
- the aroK gene encoding shikimate kinase AroK yields the protein MARRSVFLVGPMGAGKTTVGRRLAQSLGLDFFDSDEEIERRTGATISIIFEIEGEVGFRKREHKVLQDLTALPGIVLATGGGAVLMPENRELLRARGTVVYLKTSVAEQLRRTRSSVHRPLLQDADTDPEARLLELTQEREPLYDSVADIVVESPGRKVGATVKDVLDRLTDAHSTSRPG
- the aroB gene encoding 3-dehydroquinate synthase; its protein translation is MRTLRVDLADRSYPIHIGSGLLADAGLYRPHIAGRRVVVVSDSRVSALLGARVCGALADYQPLLLEFAPGEDSKSLETYARLADQLIEGRFDRRVTLIALGGGVVGDMTGFLAASYHRGVDFIQVPTTLLAQVDSSVGGKTGLNRPGGKNLLGAFHQPRCVLIDTDTLKTLDQRELTAGLAEVIKYGLIADAEFLDWLERDMDALLGGDGPALTRAIYRSCEIKAAIVAADEREAGQRALLNLGHTFGHAIEAATGYGTWLHGEAVGLGMLMAARLSQRLGRLSADACGRVALLIQRAGLPTCLPPEIATDTLLGFMAGDKKVLDGRSRLVVLDAVGRAAIVEGVEPSLLATVIDAARTPLAA